A region from the uncultured Macellibacteroides sp. genome encodes:
- a CDS encoding L,D-transpeptidase, translated as MKRVHLLSPLLTFLFIFTFCSQKERTSVLEESNEPDSISTVISDSLTDSITTAPPAPIIIVIEKELLYNEHGLTDEYPYKDTVRSFQWDKIRDLLHLLDSVQQGQNNWAILQNYKNKNGEAPLVKQFKRNVYKRITDMQEVERFQSVPLFHPADTVTGERYGRDGSPVRCIGEEGGLARVCLLSSDEEWLVPKKYVKVIGDTITFSHAVFVDRHNQNITTLEKVGSKWLVRSMNPITSGLHRPPYAQETPLGIFLIQDKKQKMIYHKDGSTETGGFAPWASRFTTGAYLHGVPVNVPRKAMIEYSPSLGTTPRSHMCVRNATSHAKFIYEWAPKEKTVVFVLE; from the coding sequence ATGAAGCGAGTACACCTGCTTTCACCATTACTGACGTTCTTATTTATCTTCACCTTTTGCTCACAAAAGGAGCGTACATCTGTACTGGAAGAAAGCAATGAACCCGACTCCATTTCCACCGTCATATCTGATTCCTTAACCGACTCCATAACCACCGCCCCGCCGGCGCCCATTATAATCGTCATCGAAAAGGAACTGCTTTACAACGAACATGGACTGACCGACGAATACCCTTACAAAGATACGGTCCGGAGTTTCCAATGGGACAAGATCCGCGACCTGTTACATCTCCTGGATTCCGTCCAACAGGGACAAAATAATTGGGCTATCCTGCAAAACTACAAAAACAAGAATGGCGAAGCCCCGCTGGTCAAACAATTCAAACGCAACGTCTACAAGCGCATAACAGACATGCAGGAAGTAGAGCGTTTTCAGTCCGTTCCCCTGTTTCATCCCGCTGATACGGTAACCGGAGAACGTTACGGGCGCGACGGCTCGCCAGTCAGATGCATCGGAGAAGAAGGCGGTTTAGCCCGTGTATGTCTCCTGTCATCAGACGAAGAGTGGTTGGTTCCAAAAAAATACGTCAAAGTGATCGGAGACACCATCACTTTCAGCCATGCCGTTTTTGTTGATCGGCACAACCAGAATATCACCACGCTGGAAAAGGTCGGCTCAAAGTGGCTGGTACGGAGCATGAATCCCATAACCTCCGGCTTGCACCGTCCTCCATACGCGCAGGAAACGCCATTAGGGATTTTCCTCATCCAGGATAAGAAACAAAAGATGATATATCATAAAGACGGTTCTACCGAAACGGGAGGTTTTGCTCCCTGGGCAAGCCGTTTTACCACCGGAGCTTACCTGCATGGCGTACCCGTGAATGTACCTCGCAAGGCCATGATCGAGTATAGTCCGAGCCTGGGTACAACGCCTCGTTCGCACATGTGTGTGCGTAATGCCACCTCACACGCCAAATTTATATACGAATGGGCGCCAAAAGAAAAAACGGTAGTATTTGTACTGGAATAG
- a CDS encoding DUF4249 domain-containing protein: MNKKLFLVLATLSAVLFSCYKDIDMEKYRPEPELVLNGIISADTNIILSISRTKFFTDTSRYEIVKDAGVSLSVNGIFREQMQWMVDKSFYGGGIYSSSYKPQTGDLIKIEATTTYGEAWVEETIPPKVLIEDVTFSRKLIYDHTNFNVDPNGNIIEVPTIEITYRITFTDNSETMNYYFIRIDNPRPPFEDLGNLDYSSDPVFVEQVSVVDGLFGDKTIQGQGGRSFTDHLINGQRYTLVIRETLPGGNYDYAPAWDRRILLYTITKSYYNYLTSMQTSADAANSTNLSTFGFTEPVRIFTNINGGVGIMATSQHDITLANLKQVLTDPK, encoded by the coding sequence ATGAATAAAAAACTATTTCTTGTCCTTGCTACTTTGTCGGCAGTATTGTTTTCCTGTTACAAGGATATAGACATGGAAAAATACCGTCCTGAGCCCGAACTAGTGCTCAATGGGATCATATCTGCCGACACAAATATTATACTCAGTATCAGCCGTACAAAGTTTTTTACTGATACAAGCCGTTACGAAATTGTTAAAGATGCCGGTGTATCATTGTCTGTGAATGGCATATTTCGTGAGCAAATGCAATGGATGGTGGACAAATCATTTTATGGCGGAGGAATATATTCCTCCAGTTATAAGCCGCAAACGGGCGACTTAATCAAAATTGAAGCGACAACAACCTATGGTGAAGCGTGGGTGGAAGAAACCATTCCCCCCAAAGTCCTGATTGAGGATGTAACCTTTTCTCGCAAGCTGATTTATGATCATACAAACTTTAATGTAGACCCCAACGGGAATATAATTGAAGTACCTACAATCGAAATAACGTACCGAATTACCTTTACTGATAATTCCGAAACAATGAACTACTACTTTATTCGTATCGATAATCCCAGACCGCCATTTGAAGATTTGGGGAACCTTGACTATTCTTCAGATCCAGTGTTTGTTGAGCAAGTTTCGGTGGTAGATGGTTTGTTTGGCGACAAAACGATTCAGGGACAGGGAGGGCGTTCTTTTACCGACCATCTCATAAACGGGCAACGCTATACGCTTGTTATCAGAGAAACTCTGCCAGGAGGCAATTATGATTATGCTCCGGCTTGGGATCGAAGAATACTCTTATACACTATCACGAAATCCTACTATAATTATCTTACGTCTATGCAGACATCTGCCGATGCAGCGAATAGTACAAATCTGTCAACATTCGGTTTTACTGAACCTGTCCGGATTTTTACGAATATAAACGGAGGTGTCGGCATCATGGCAACAAGCCAGCATGACATCACTTTGGCTAATTTAAAACAGGTTTTAACTGATCCAAAATAA
- a CDS encoding cupin domain-containing protein, whose amino-acid sequence MKKVETISENKNFTAINVGSLDSIVDYSFIHPKTQKEVTGKVFVKEATKATGSEISFTTIPPQTELPYFHIHDKDEETYIILRGSGYYQVDEDCFPITEGSVIRVAPAGKRGLCNTSNEPMVYICIQTKENSLEEHTTDDGSRVVVEPKWRK is encoded by the coding sequence ATGAAAAAAGTAGAAACAATTTCGGAAAACAAAAACTTCACGGCAATCAATGTCGGTAGTTTAGACAGTATCGTCGATTATTCTTTTATTCATCCGAAAACCCAAAAGGAAGTTACAGGGAAAGTCTTTGTTAAGGAAGCGACAAAGGCTACTGGTTCGGAAATCTCTTTTACAACAATTCCCCCACAGACTGAACTGCCTTACTTTCATATTCACGATAAGGACGAAGAGACTTATATTATCTTGAGAGGATCAGGGTATTATCAAGTAGATGAAGATTGTTTTCCTATAACCGAAGGCAGTGTTATCCGGGTTGCTCCGGCAGGTAAAAGAGGACTGTGTAACACATCAAACGAACCCATGGTTTACATTTGCATCCAAACCAAAGAAAATTCGCTTGAAGAACATACAACTGATGACGGAAGCAGGGTTGTTGTCGAACCCAAGTGGCGAAAGTAA
- a CDS encoding TonB-dependent receptor: MNSIIFLKHILYTTTMIFLCNMYVMATDTLVVVKGYVYDASNRLPLANVNIIETNTLIGSSTDANGFFNLRAPTKNFRLRITHVAYKDKTISIASYTSDSLLYIMLAKSDIQLGEVSITGSKPNTLNAPQMGVLSFSQEAIKSIPSLFGEADVIKALQTQPGVSAGTEGMSGMYVRGGNEDENLYMLDGIPVYKIVHLGGLFSAINVEAIQDVTFYKSSFPSHYGGRLSSVLDVRTREGDLYNYHGSLMMGLTSANFNIGGPISKGKTSFTASVRRSWLEAISGPGLAIKNQKNKSKGEKTFGRYAFTDANVKLSHNFNSRSTASLMFYYGNDYFKIGDETFMDDGFYFARENMTHMNWGNLLVAGKWQYRFNDRMNVNVSTSYVDYASSLRKNVFESNNQKDDSDYKELTIEKTSENGISDLNSNIHFAYQLSDRHHINFGASYTHHRFLPELNNIQTSSLDTVIRYKSNNKSVMANEMAFYVEDDWIISDIFRLNAGLRLSLFDVDRKIYQTLEPRISLRTALSDRLSLKSSYSRMNQFVQQISDSYISLPTDFWMPVNSNFKPLASDQVSAGLYYEHPRGYSFSVEGFYKYMRNLLEYKEGYAYMPVSVSWDQKLTQGRGWSYGAELTVEKKTGKLTGMLGYGLLWSDRQFAELNKGNRFPSKYDNRHKINIVVNYKLNETFELNGGWTYITGNRMTLMFEDYLNFSVDGFDPTLAPTNPFQEDWVNYYKEKNNVRLPAYHRLDLGLNIYRPLKKGRMGIWNISVWNAYCRMNPIAIRTYTMYSDRDKQKISPRFQTIGLFPLIPSVSYTYKF; encoded by the coding sequence ATGAACAGTATAATTTTTTTAAAGCACATTCTGTATACAACAACAATGATATTCCTGTGCAATATGTACGTAATGGCCACGGATACGCTTGTAGTTGTAAAAGGATATGTATATGATGCCTCAAACCGTCTACCATTAGCGAATGTAAATATTATTGAAACGAATACACTAATTGGCTCTTCTACAGATGCAAACGGATTTTTCAATCTACGGGCGCCGACAAAGAATTTCAGGCTACGAATCACTCATGTTGCCTATAAAGATAAAACAATTTCAATAGCAAGTTATACGTCAGATTCATTACTTTATATTATGCTTGCCAAATCGGATATACAGCTTGGCGAAGTGAGTATAACAGGATCTAAACCGAATACATTGAATGCCCCGCAAATGGGCGTTCTCTCGTTCTCACAAGAAGCGATTAAAAGTATTCCCTCCCTGTTTGGAGAAGCCGACGTTATTAAAGCTTTGCAGACACAGCCCGGAGTATCGGCAGGAACTGAAGGAATGTCGGGAATGTATGTGCGCGGGGGGAACGAAGACGAAAATCTATACATGCTAGACGGCATTCCTGTATATAAGATTGTGCATTTAGGAGGACTATTTTCTGCCATCAATGTGGAGGCCATTCAGGATGTAACATTTTACAAGTCGTCCTTTCCTTCACATTACGGAGGACGTTTGTCAAGCGTGCTCGATGTTCGAACGCGCGAAGGCGATCTGTATAATTATCACGGCAGTCTGATGATGGGATTAACTTCTGCCAACTTCAATATCGGAGGGCCAATTAGTAAGGGGAAAACGTCGTTTACAGCATCTGTTCGCCGATCATGGCTTGAAGCCATTTCAGGTCCCGGATTGGCTATTAAGAACCAAAAAAACAAGAGCAAGGGAGAAAAGACCTTCGGGAGATATGCTTTCACTGATGCCAATGTAAAGCTTAGCCATAATTTCAACAGCCGAAGTACAGCCAGTTTGATGTTTTATTATGGCAATGACTATTTTAAAATAGGTGATGAGACTTTTATGGATGATGGGTTCTATTTTGCAAGAGAAAACATGACCCATATGAACTGGGGCAATCTGCTGGTCGCGGGGAAATGGCAGTATCGTTTCAATGACAGGATGAACGTCAATGTGTCCACTTCGTATGTAGATTATGCCTCCTCACTCCGAAAAAATGTATTTGAAAGCAATAATCAAAAAGATGATAGTGATTATAAAGAGTTAACGATTGAAAAAACAAGTGAGAACGGAATAAGCGACCTGAACAGTAACATCCATTTCGCTTATCAACTGTCTGATCGACATCACATCAATTTTGGTGCAAGCTATACACATCACCGTTTTCTGCCCGAACTCAACAACATACAGACCTCCAGTCTCGACACCGTTATCAGATACAAATCCAATAACAAGTCGGTAATGGCTAACGAAATGGCTTTTTATGTCGAAGACGACTGGATTATTTCGGACATTTTTCGCCTGAATGCAGGTTTGCGTCTGAGCTTATTCGATGTTGACAGGAAAATTTATCAAACATTGGAGCCTCGTATTTCACTTCGCACAGCATTGTCAGACCGGTTAAGTTTGAAATCTTCCTATTCGCGGATGAATCAATTTGTACAACAAATAAGCGACAGCTACATCAGTCTGCCTACCGACTTTTGGATGCCGGTAAACAGCAATTTCAAACCGCTGGCGAGTGATCAGGTTTCAGCTGGATTGTATTACGAGCATCCTCGGGGTTATTCTTTTTCTGTAGAAGGTTTCTATAAGTATATGCGTAATTTGCTCGAATATAAAGAAGGTTATGCGTATATGCCTGTTTCTGTTAGTTGGGATCAGAAACTGACACAGGGACGGGGATGGTCTTACGGTGCGGAATTGACTGTAGAGAAGAAGACGGGAAAGTTAACTGGGATGCTTGGTTACGGACTGCTGTGGTCGGACAGACAGTTTGCGGAACTCAATAAAGGAAATCGCTTCCCGTCCAAGTATGACAACCGACATAAAATCAATATAGTAGTCAACTACAAGTTGAACGAAACGTTCGAACTCAACGGAGGTTGGACATATATTACAGGAAACCGGATGACGCTTATGTTTGAAGACTATCTTAATTTTTCCGTAGACGGATTCGATCCTACGCTCGCGCCTACTAATCCCTTCCAAGAGGATTGGGTCAATTACTATAAAGAGAAAAACAACGTCCGCTTACCTGCCTATCATCGGTTGGATCTAGGTCTGAATATCTACCGTCCTTTAAAAAAAGGGCGTATGGGTATCTGGAATATCAGTGTATGGAATGCCTATTGCCGGATGAATCCGATTGCGATACGTACCTATACAATGTATTCGGATAGAGATAAACAAAAAATATCTCCTCGCTTTCAGACAATAGGGCTGTTTCCTCTTATTCCATCTGTTTCCTATACATATAAATTCTGA
- a CDS encoding TetR/AcrR family transcriptional regulator, producing the protein MDKKEQILQAALKLFVEFGFHNTPTSKIAKEAGVANGTLFYFFPTKDDLVKVLYLDVKSRLTNYVTETMRGESTLKEILKVHYTESLRWALEHKTEFLFIEQFNASTYLKQISCEEIEKHTKPFVAILKEGIDNKIIKPMDIGVLFTLIGGHTFAINKYLIDNQLSESKRTEVINDTFELIWEMIALKGD; encoded by the coding sequence TCTTTGTGGAGTTTGGTTTTCATAACACGCCAACAAGTAAAATTGCAAAGGAAGCCGGTGTTGCAAATGGCACCTTGTTTTACTTCTTTCCAACTAAAGACGACTTGGTTAAAGTTTTGTACCTCGACGTGAAGAGTCGTTTGACCAATTATGTGACAGAAACCATGAGGGGAGAAAGTACATTAAAAGAAATCCTGAAAGTACATTATACCGAATCGCTTCGTTGGGCTTTGGAGCACAAAACTGAATTTCTTTTTATTGAGCAGTTTAATGCATCAACTTACCTGAAGCAAATATCCTGCGAAGAAATTGAGAAGCACACCAAGCCTTTCGTCGCAATTTTAAAGGAAGGAATAGATAATAAGATTATTAAGCCTATGGATATTGGAGTTCTCTTTACGCTGATTGGCGGACATACTTTTGCAATCAATAAATATTTAATTGACAATCAACTATCTGAGTCCAAACGGACTGAGGTTATTAATGATACCTTTGAACTTATTTGGGAAATGATCGCGTTAAAGGGTGATTAG
- a CDS encoding DNA alkylation repair protein yields the protein MKNSIIEQVRLELKNSVDEKTLDTAQHFFKEQITAYGVKVPVVNKISSAFLSEIRSKSKQEVFDLCEELWRSGMLEESFIACSWSYAICKKFEPSDFEVFERWVQNYVDNWASCDTLCNHTVGEFIEMYPQFLSKLKEWATSENRWMRRAAAVTLIIPARKGLFLNDIFEIAEILLADKDDLVQKGYGWMLKAASQAYQTEVLDFVLKNKTTMPRTALRYAIEKMPQEMKAQAMKR from the coding sequence ATGAAAAACTCAATTATTGAACAGGTTCGTTTGGAACTTAAAAATAGTGTAGACGAGAAAACCCTGGATACTGCGCAGCATTTCTTCAAAGAGCAAATTACCGCTTATGGTGTAAAAGTGCCGGTTGTTAATAAAATAAGCAGTGCATTCCTCTCCGAAATAAGAAGTAAATCCAAACAAGAAGTCTTTGACTTATGCGAAGAGCTTTGGCGTTCTGGCATGCTGGAAGAATCGTTTATTGCCTGCAGCTGGTCGTATGCCATCTGTAAGAAATTTGAGCCGTCCGATTTTGAAGTCTTCGAGCGTTGGGTGCAAAACTATGTAGATAACTGGGCATCTTGCGATACTTTATGTAATCACACTGTTGGGGAGTTTATTGAAATGTATCCCCAATTTCTGTCTAAACTGAAAGAATGGGCAACTTCCGAAAACCGCTGGATGCGTCGCGCAGCAGCCGTTACGCTGATAATTCCGGCGCGGAAAGGTTTATTTCTGAACGACATTTTTGAAATAGCAGAGATACTTCTTGCTGATAAAGACGATTTGGTGCAAAAAGGTTACGGTTGGATGTTGAAGGCAGCAAGCCAAGCTTACCAGACAGAAGTTCTTGATTTTGTATTGAAAAACAAGACCACAATGCCCAGAACAGCCCTTCGCTACGCCATTGAAAAAATGCCGCAGGAGATGAAAGCGCAAGCCATGAAAAGATAA
- a CDS encoding murein L,D-transpeptidase catalytic domain family protein, whose amino-acid sequence MYKFLFFILFLLTPVHFNSTTSRLEAADNQLSGSMQLYMDMQLSGRVSYPAFEQALSGYGKIAHRKNIMTLIDFTKPSSEERLFVLDMDQRCLLYSSVVSHGRNSGANYATSFSNETGSYQSSLGFYVTENTYKGKNGYSLILDGLEKGFNDRAKERAIVIHGAAYSNPSVIANTGRLGRSQGCPALPKAISAKIIDAIKGGSVLYIYADNSEYSQKSDFLNTNS is encoded by the coding sequence ATGTATAAATTTTTATTTTTTATATTGTTTTTACTGACTCCTGTTCATTTCAACTCAACAACTTCCCGGTTAGAAGCCGCCGACAACCAATTGTCCGGAAGCATGCAGTTGTATATGGATATGCAGTTGTCAGGCCGGGTAAGTTATCCGGCTTTTGAGCAGGCGCTTTCCGGCTACGGAAAGATCGCGCACCGGAAAAATATTATGACGCTGATCGACTTCACCAAACCATCCTCGGAAGAACGTCTTTTCGTATTGGATATGGATCAGCGCTGTTTATTATATTCCTCTGTTGTCTCACACGGCAGAAACAGCGGTGCCAATTATGCCACTTCCTTCTCCAATGAGACGGGCTCGTATCAAAGCTCCCTCGGATTTTATGTAACCGAAAACACCTATAAAGGGAAAAACGGTTACTCCCTTATCCTGGACGGACTTGAAAAAGGGTTCAACGACCGGGCCAAGGAACGCGCCATTGTAATCCACGGAGCCGCCTATTCCAATCCTTCGGTAATCGCCAATACAGGAAGGCTAGGCCGCAGCCAGGGGTGTCCGGCACTACCCAAAGCAATCAGCGCCAAAATCATCGATGCCATTAAAGGCGGCAGTGTATTGTATATCTATGCCGATAATTCCGAGTACTCCCAGAAAAGTGACTTCCTGAACACAAACAGCTGA